Proteins from one Mycobacterium adipatum genomic window:
- a CDS encoding alpha/beta fold hydrolase codes for MLPAAVQEWRAGGRFLTTSAGSVFVRSAPGTGPTVLLLHGFPSSSFDYRAVVTALGGRPWVTMDFLGFGLSDKPRPHTYSLLEQADLVQEVLAQTTTGPVSMVAHDMGTSVATELLARDVDGQLPFDLRSAVLTNGSVILERASLRPSQKVLRGPLGPVLSRLTGRAGFVRGFSRLFGDAHPLSPDEAQAQWALLSHNDGHRIMHLLCAYLDERVRYAPRWHGAISAWQKPLGFLWGLQDPVATVNVLAGLRELRPTAPVVELPGVGHYPQVEVPELFGREALGLLAL; via the coding sequence GTGTTGCCTGCAGCTGTCCAGGAGTGGCGCGCCGGTGGACGCTTCCTGACCACCTCGGCCGGTTCGGTCTTCGTCCGGTCCGCGCCCGGCACCGGACCCACGGTGCTTCTGCTGCACGGGTTTCCGTCGAGCTCCTTCGACTACCGCGCGGTGGTCACCGCGCTCGGCGGGCGGCCGTGGGTGACCATGGATTTCCTGGGCTTCGGTTTGTCGGACAAACCCCGTCCGCACACATACAGCCTGCTGGAGCAGGCCGATCTGGTGCAGGAGGTGTTGGCGCAGACTACCACCGGGCCGGTGTCGATGGTCGCCCACGACATGGGCACCTCGGTGGCCACCGAGCTGCTGGCCCGGGATGTCGACGGGCAACTGCCCTTCGATCTGCGTTCGGCCGTGCTGACCAACGGCAGTGTGATCCTGGAGCGGGCCAGTCTGCGCCCCTCGCAGAAGGTGTTGCGCGGACCGCTGGGGCCGGTGCTGTCCCGGCTGACCGGACGGGCCGGATTCGTGCGTGGCTTCTCCAGACTGTTCGGTGACGCACACCCGCTGAGCCCCGACGAGGCGCAGGCGCAGTGGGCCCTTCTGTCGCACAACGACGGGCACCGCATCATGCACCTGTTGTGCGCCTACCTCGACGAGCGGGTGCGTTATGCCCCGCGCTGGCACGGGGCGATCAGCGCGTGGCAGAAGCCACTGGGTTTCCTGTGGGGACTGCAGGACCCGGTGGCCACGGTCAACGTCCTGGCCGGACTGCGTGAACTGCGCCCGACGGCCCCGGTCGTCGAGTTACCCGGTGTCGGGCACTACCCGCAGGTGGAGGTGCCGGAGTTGTTCGGCAGGGAGGCGCTCGGACTGCTCGCGCTGTGA
- a CDS encoding endonuclease/exonuclease/phosphatase family protein codes for MDRLWQRIFGRPATVPVLRFDPGRQRWNTERGNRTRCDAERLALSTYNIWFNEEHADQRHRAIADLLAREALDIMVFQEVTPAARAVFLQQPWIREHYRSAAVVGGRRGNYGMLLLSRIPVDRVSYTRLPTRLSRGYLTAQLTVNGERLIVVGVHLESGKASAPLRARQLGLICGSVRNAENAVVLGDFNLRDGENGILPADYRDVWPMLRPGEPGYTEDTTINHMRFDMKDKHRHVRFDRVLTKGDSWFAESVDLLGREPISPALPRVFPSDHFGVRCVLRRS; via the coding sequence ATGGACCGGCTGTGGCAGCGCATCTTCGGTCGCCCGGCGACGGTGCCGGTGCTGCGGTTCGATCCCGGTCGGCAGCGGTGGAACACCGAGCGTGGCAACCGTACTCGATGCGACGCCGAGCGGCTGGCGCTCAGCACATACAACATCTGGTTCAACGAGGAGCACGCCGATCAGCGTCACCGCGCGATCGCCGACCTGTTGGCCCGGGAAGCGCTGGACATCATGGTCTTTCAAGAGGTCACCCCCGCCGCCCGCGCGGTGTTCCTCCAGCAGCCCTGGATCCGGGAACACTACCGCAGTGCCGCGGTCGTCGGCGGGCGCCGCGGCAATTACGGCATGCTGTTGCTGTCCCGCATCCCCGTCGACCGCGTCAGCTACACCCGGCTGCCGACCCGGCTGTCGCGCGGATACCTGACCGCGCAGCTCACCGTCAACGGCGAGCGGCTGATCGTGGTCGGCGTCCACCTCGAAAGCGGAAAGGCCTCCGCTCCGCTGCGTGCCCGCCAACTCGGGCTGATCTGCGGGTCCGTGCGGAACGCCGAGAACGCGGTGGTGCTGGGTGATTTCAACCTTCGTGACGGGGAGAACGGCATTCTGCCTGCCGACTATCGGGACGTCTGGCCGATGCTGCGCCCCGGCGAGCCGGGATACACCGAGGACACCACGATCAACCACATGCGGTTCGACATGAAGGACAAGCACCGCCACGTCCGGTTCGACCGGGTGCTGACCAAGGGGGACAGCTGGTTTGCGGAATCGGTCGACCTGTTGGGGCGCGAGCCGATCTCCCCGGCACTGCCGCGGGTGTTCCCCTCCGATCACTTCGGGGTGCGGTGCGTGCTGCGCCGGAGTTGA